The Panicum virgatum strain AP13 chromosome 6K, P.virgatum_v5, whole genome shotgun sequence nucleotide sequence TGGAGCTCCCTCCGctggcgagcaggggcggccgcggtggcatggcgagcagggcggcggcctcgcggcggagcagggccccGCCCCCTCCTGGTGGAGAGCTCCCGGGCGCAAGGACGCGCAGCGGCGAGCTCGTGGCGCCTCTGATTCGGCCCGTCCatggcggcctcgagctcggcagGGCCAGTGCCCGCCCCATCCATCCTCATAGGCTAGGGGCGGCTGGCGGGCCTCGTCGTCACGGCAcgccccatggcggcggccggatcccctcccctcctctctcgGCCAGATctcggcgcggctcgccggggaAGCCCGCGCGGGGTGGCGGCCGGCTCCGCTCAGGCCTCCTCCCCTActgggcgccgcccctccctcctcctccctcccccgtcGACGAGCTGCTGGCCGGCATGCAAGTGGGGATCTCCAGCCACGCCGTGCaccctcggcgacggcgagcggcccACGGGGCGGAGGAGGCCCGCCGTCGCCCCCATGCATGTCTCCGGCCACGCCGCTCACCGGCTTGCCtccagcggccgcggcggggcagaccggaggggcggcgtgcggcggggcTGAGGGGCGGCCACCTCCCctgcggtggccgcggcggggcagagcggaggggcggcgtacggcggggcggagcggccCTCCTCCATCGCCGTGCCGGCCCTCGTCCCTCCATCCCCTctcccggcggccgcggcgggcatTCTTGGAGCTCGCAGCTCCCTCCGCTCGGTTGGGATGGCGCGCGGGTCGCGGGCCTCGCGCCACATCGGCGCGTCCAGTTCGTCCTCGACGCACACTGGATTTGGCGAGCGGAGGCCCATACTGAAGGATTCAGTACCGTTTGGAGTATGCCGCTGCGGTAGTTTTTTGCGCTAAAGGCTACTCCATGTTCTATACATAGCGGGTTGGAGTACCCACTGCGGACAACCTTAGTGATGAGTTGCCTTTTCTTTATATGTGTATCAATGCCATTAGGGAAATGGCTGTTTACGCTGCAACATTTTTGTTATTGTGGCGAATAGAACaaattttaaatattttaataaacaagtcaatctaatctaatctaataaAGATATTATTTTCTCACCTTTTATATTCTCGATTCAATTATAATtgctatatataaaaaaataattaatagcTATTTTTCTggtagtaataaataaaatcaCATATGAAAAATGGAGAGTCTAAAGCTCTTTGGGCCAAATCTTATGGTGGACCGGGGCCCACCCGGCCCAACCCCTGGATCTGCCCTATTGGAGTATAGCCGATCTATTCCTAGATTTGAGTGACAAATTTCAATAGTTTGTGGATGCAAAGTTTTTAGAAATATTATAACAGTACAAATGACTGACGAACAAAATTTGATATTTGGTTGTGATTAGCGGTTCTAGACCTAATTAAGAAGCTTCCAGCTAAATGAAAACCAGCTCGGATCCTTATCTCAAAGACTCAAACTCATACACGTCGACACAAAAATATATTGGCTCGGTGCGTTGGCGGCTGAGATTTCTTGTGGGCAAAGGGTACAGCCATGGGTGTGTTAGTCTGAGTCTGTCGTGTACTTTTGAATTTCCAGGAGCTTTGACCCTGCAGTATTGGACTGAACATTTAATAGGCACATGCATTAATTAACAAGTAAACCTTGAGCTTCCTAAGGCTTGCTCCCAGCAGAGAGTTTCATATAGATAATAGATGTTTTCAAGATAACCACATctaaaagaagaaaataaaatagTATTTGAAACGTCCCTTCATATGTATTTTCATATTAGTGGCTCATATCCCACTTCAACATTATTATGTTTTGTGACATATCCTTAGACCTTAGTGTAATATTCTCCCATGCATCCTTCCATCGACCCATCCTCCATTGTTATCGAACGGGTAACATCTCTTAGTCAAATTAAGCGGCTGCCATTATATTCTTTATATTCTATATATAAAAGTTTATTATATATTTGTGTTGCAACTTTTATCTCAAAAATGCATGTAGATGCATGCAATAAAGGCAGAGGGTTTTATTACCTTCAACAATGGCGGAATAGCTGGTTACTAGAGTTTAGGCTAATTCTTTATACACTACCGGATTCAgctactttgccgtgtgccaaaggcaCATGGCAAAGCCCCTTTTGCAGTGTGCCTGTATTTTGCTGTGTGTTATTTGGATGACACTCGGTAAAAGGAGCATTTGTTGTGTGCCCGAGAATTTGCTCACGGCAAAGAGCGGGGCACATGGTAAACACAGCGTTTCTGATAGTGATAATGGAAGCTATGGAAACATTAAAATATATAAAGAAATAATTATCATATTaattgaagaaaaaagaaataatcaGTTACCCACCACTATCATGAAAAGAAATCAACCAAAATACCTGTACCAGATTAATAAGTTATGCACCACTTTTGTAAAAGATAATTAAACTACCTCTAATGGTATTGTTAAATTACTCACAGCTGAcattatagaaaaaatatgtGCACAACTGTTTATAGAAACACAAAATTGTAATTACAAAAAATAACAACATAAACCCTTACGCGGGCTTTTTCCCCACCTCCCATTTCAAAATATAAAATGAAGATAAGTGGCGtctaagaaaaataaaataaaattttgcaggCAGAAAATAACATAATTTAATTAATGCATAATTAAGTTTATTGCGTATTACATGTATTGCATTTGCAGACACCTATTGAAAGTCTCTACAAAGAACATGAATAAATGAATGAATTATTACAGAGCATGCTTAGGCTGCATGTACTATTCATGTTTATATTGCCTACTCACACAACTAAGTTGACACAAGTACCCCGGCCTATCATATCCATGTTTACTCCGATCTGTTGCCTTTCTTCTGGAGCCTGGCCCGGCGCTCCTCCACCAGCATCTCGGCGAAACGGGTGAGCTCCTGCTCGTTGGTCCCCCTGCTCCCGTCGGGCTCGTTCCTGCCTGTCTCGACGTTCATCTTGCCCACGGGCTTCTTCAGCAGCGCGTTGCCGACGTCGACGAGGCGGTTCAGGTTCTCCTTGGTGGAGACGTCGACGGAGGAGGTGTCGCCCTTGAGCTCGTCGTCCTGGATCCGGAGGTACCTGTCGTCGGAGCGCAGCGCCTGGAAGAGCACGGAGGCGTGGATGTCGACGAGGTCCGCGCTGGCCTGGCTGAAGCTGTCGATGATCGGCGTCGTGCCCTTGTTGTAGAGCCACCCCAGGAGCCCCCACTTGCTGGACTCCACGGCGTCGAACTTCTCCTCCACCTTGGCGGAGCCGGTGCCCAGCGACAGCACCAGGAACTTGCCGTAGTCCGCCGGCTTGATGGGGAAGAAGTCCTGGTTGCCCAGCAGGATCTGCTTGCTCACGTGGGTCATCGCCAGCAGCGTCTGCAGATTTAATTTGTCAAGTTTTTGTGCACATCATCAGCGTCACAATTTTCATAGAAAGTCAGCAGGCATGCatagttttgttttgttttttgtcTACGAGCAAATTGAATAAGTCAGTCTAGGTTCAATGGCTGCTGATCCATTTGTGGTGCAACGAGGTGGGCTTCAATTCACTGCACAATGACAACGACCATTTTGCCTTGATTTAGGCTTGGTTCATTCGTGTGTAGCTACGTGTTCTTTGTGTTGATCTGCTGCAGGTTGTTGCCGTTATATTAGCACATAGCATGGTCAGCCGGGCCACTCACCGGATTGTTTGCGGCGACGCCGCCATCGATGAGGTTGAAGGCCCTGGGCTTGCCGTCCTTGTCCTTGGTCTCGAACTGGTGCCCCGGGAGGTaggtcggcgcggcggaggtgccGATGCACACGTCGGAGAGCAGAGCGTCCTTGGAGACATCCTTCACGGCCTGCGTGCAGTCACAGCAGTTACGTTGTgaactattttcttttcttcctaatacaaagatacgcagctcttatatgtatttatttaaaaaaagttGTGCGTGCTCGTACGTCGTATCTGGAGAAGATGGTTGGCTGGAGGAGCTTGATGTCGAAGGTCGGGATGACGATGTTCTGGAGCGCCTGGCTGACCTTGGTGTCGCCGAGGAGCTCCCGGACGATGGAGCGGAGGTACTTGCCGTCGTACTTGGGCCCCAGAGCGACGCTCTTGACGAGACCCAGAAGGCCGCCGCTGCACGACGCGCACGAGACACAGCAGTCAGATCAGATCATTTTGCACGTCCGCCATGGCTGCAAATTAAAGCAAACTAACGTAATCCTCAGTCACCTTTTGGCCGGGAAGATCTTGGGGCTGTGCTTCAGGTAGAAGTCGTTGATCTCCTTGGCGGCGAAGAGCGGGCGGCCCTCCTTGTCGGGCGCCGTGAGCATGGCGGTGACGAGCCCGCCGGTGCTCGTCCCGGCGACGACGTCGAAGTAGTCCGCGACCCTCGCGCCCGGCCCGTCCAGCTCCTG carries:
- the LOC120712646 gene encoding patatin-like protein 2; the encoded protein is MAPVNAAEPGASGGLTLNPAAARRAPTSAPCATPRSPPPAYGSIVTVLSIDGGGVRGIIPGTILAFLEAKLQELDGPGARVADYFDVVAGTSTGGLVTAMLTAPDKEGRPLFAAKEINDFYLKHSPKIFPAKSGGLLGLVKSVALGPKYDGKYLRSIVRELLGDTKVSQALQNIVIPTFDIKLLQPTIFSRYDAVKDVSKDALLSDVCIGTSAAPTYLPGHQFETKDKDGKPRAFNLIDGGVAANNPTLLAMTHVSKQILLGNQDFFPIKPADYGKFLVLSLGTGSAKVEEKFDAVESSKWGLLGWLYNKGTTPIIDSFSQASADLVDIHASVLFQALRSDDRYLRIQDDELKGDTSSVDVSTKENLNRLVDVGNALLKKPVGKMNVETGRNEPDGSRGTNEQELTRFAEMLVEERRARLQKKGNRSE